A genomic segment from Clostridium pasteurianum BC1 encodes:
- a CDS encoding peptide chain release factor 3 has product MSDFINEIERRRTFAIISHPDAGKTTLTEKLLLYGGAIRMAGSVKARKAAKHAVSDWMEIEKQRGISVTSSVMQFNYEDYCINILDTPGHQDFSEDTYRTLMAADSAVMVVDAAKGIEAQTRKLFNVCSLRGIPIFTFINKMDRESKDPFELMQQLEEELGIKTYPVNWPIGSGKDFKGVYEREKKVIQVFDGGNHGQTEVETVEGNVEDDVFRDLLGDGLHDKLIEDIELLDIAGDEFNIEKLKKGEITPVFFGSALTNFGVKPFLEEFLKLTPPPLARDSDQGEIDVFRKDFSAFIFKIQANMNKAHRDRIAFMRICSGEFKKGMEVFHVQNGNKVRLTQPQQFLAQDREIIDEAYAGDIIGVFDPGIFNIGDTLCESADKFKFEGIPTFAPEHFARVRTVDTMKRKQFIKGITQISQEGAIQVFKEINIGVEELIVGVVGVLQFEVLEYRLKNEYNVDIKMDRLGFKNIRWIENKDIDPKTLVITSDSKLVKDLDDRNLLLFQSDWSISWALEHNKGLVLSDISKS; this is encoded by the coding sequence GTGAGTGATTTTATAAATGAGATAGAGAGAAGAAGAACTTTTGCAATAATATCCCATCCGGATGCAGGTAAAACCACACTTACAGAAAAGCTTCTTTTATACGGTGGTGCAATAAGAATGGCAGGTTCGGTTAAGGCTAGAAAGGCTGCAAAACATGCAGTATCTGATTGGATGGAAATAGAAAAGCAAAGAGGTATTTCTGTAACATCTTCAGTAATGCAGTTCAATTATGAAGACTATTGCATAAATATATTGGATACTCCAGGACATCAGGATTTTAGTGAAGATACCTATAGAACATTAATGGCGGCGGATAGCGCAGTAATGGTAGTGGACGCAGCAAAGGGTATAGAAGCCCAGACAAGAAAGCTTTTTAATGTTTGCAGCCTTAGAGGAATACCTATATTTACTTTTATAAATAAGATGGATAGAGAAAGTAAGGATCCTTTTGAGCTTATGCAGCAGCTGGAAGAAGAGCTTGGCATAAAGACTTATCCTGTAAATTGGCCTATAGGTTCCGGTAAAGACTTTAAAGGGGTATATGAAAGAGAAAAGAAAGTAATACAGGTTTTTGATGGTGGAAATCATGGTCAAACAGAGGTAGAAACTGTGGAAGGAAATGTAGAGGATGATGTTTTTAGAGACTTATTGGGGGATGGACTTCATGATAAGCTTATAGAAGATATTGAACTTTTAGATATAGCTGGAGACGAGTTCAATATAGAAAAGCTAAAAAAGGGAGAAATTACTCCAGTATTCTTTGGTAGTGCCCTGACAAATTTTGGCGTTAAACCCTTCCTGGAAGAATTTTTAAAACTAACTCCACCACCCTTGGCTAGAGACTCTGATCAAGGTGAAATAGACGTATTTAGAAAGGATTTTTCAGCTTTTATATTTAAGATTCAGGCTAATATGAATAAAGCTCATAGAGATAGAATTGCATTTATGAGAATATGTTCTGGAGAATTCAAAAAGGGCATGGAGGTTTTCCATGTACAAAATGGAAATAAAGTAAGACTCACTCAACCACAGCAATTTTTAGCACAGGATAGAGAAATAATTGATGAGGCATATGCTGGGGATATTATAGGTGTATTTGATCCTGGTATATTTAATATAGGTGATACTTTATGTGAAAGTGCTGATAAGTTTAAATTTGAAGGTATACCGACCTTTGCGCCAGAACATTTTGCAAGAGTTAGAACTGTGGATACCATGAAGAGAAAGCAATTTATAAAAGGCATAACTCAAATTTCACAGGAAGGTGCTATACAGGTATTCAAAGAAATAAATATCGGTGTAGAAGAGCTTATTGTGGGGGTTGTAGGTGTACTTCAATTTGAAGTGCTGGAATACAGATTAAAAAATGAATACAATGTAGATATAAAAATGGATAGATTGGGTTTTAAAAATATAAGATGGATAGAAAACAAGGACATAGATCCAAAGACTCTAGTTATAACTTCAGATTCAAAACTTGTGAAGGATTTAGATGACAGAAATTTATTACTTTTCCAAAGTGATTGGTCTATAAGCTGGGCATTAGAGCACAATAAAGGATTAGTATTATCTGATATTTCTAAGTCATAA
- a CDS encoding diguanylate cyclase domain-containing protein, producing the protein MYFLSLLSLICSIIYLYIGVNIFRLKKDSILTRLFILSCVGMFIWSSSYGLFYITADNTQIVFSKIASLGWCFCPALLLHLCLIFTKNKFSKKRILAYAIYIPGSIFFFIRLFLIGSDTSTSPILLNLFYKFNFIYNLTFTSACYLLLFISYKKSITIKEKKQTRMIILTGTFSYISNIAMQYTLSIYGLKNIPQIDQILNIVIFLGIYYSIINYSLFEISPNLIINNLISQMLGVVIIISPAGEILNINKFMEKLTGYKADSLIGKSIYELIDSKDILDSISKNNYDTGNYIEINCKTKNNEIIPMNISPFPIVNKKINEISGILLVGYDIKNIKKLQQEVEDHRKNEEELKESEEKFKIMFYKHTSIMCLFDPETLRILDVNDAAIKFYGYSYEQLKNMKITEVSKLKEDSLRNIINKIIYSNDTTPYKTKHILSDCNLRDVEIHATPITFKNKKIIFSIINDITERNKNDEHISFLAYHDSLTGLPNRKLFYLKLEQTLYQAQLNNAVFAVLYIDFDGFKAINDTYGHQIGDFVLRTSSQKLKHCIRKEDTLARIGGDEFTILLNDIQNYENAQLVVKKLLSILNDPIIINNHKLFINASIGISLYPLNGDTIDSLIQNADHHMYTIKRQKKKIL; encoded by the coding sequence ATGTATTTTCTTTCATTACTATCATTAATTTGCTCAATTATTTATTTATATATTGGAGTAAATATTTTTAGACTAAAAAAAGATTCAATTTTAACAAGATTATTTATTTTATCATGCGTTGGTATGTTTATATGGTCATCTTCCTATGGATTGTTTTATATTACAGCAGATAATACTCAAATTGTATTTTCTAAAATAGCATCCTTAGGATGGTGCTTTTGTCCTGCTCTACTTCTGCATCTGTGCCTAATTTTTACCAAAAATAAATTTTCTAAAAAAAGGATATTAGCTTATGCTATATATATACCTGGTAGTATATTTTTCTTTATAAGATTATTTTTAATTGGCTCTGATACATCCACATCACCAATATTATTAAACCTTTTTTATAAATTTAATTTTATATATAATTTGACCTTTACTTCTGCCTGCTATTTACTGCTTTTCATCAGTTATAAAAAGTCAATAACTATAAAAGAAAAGAAGCAAACCAGAATGATTATACTTACAGGTACTTTTTCCTATATTTCTAACATAGCTATGCAATATACTCTATCCATATATGGTCTAAAAAATATACCTCAAATAGATCAAATTTTAAACATAGTAATTTTCTTAGGAATATATTATTCAATTATTAACTACAGTCTATTTGAAATATCACCAAATCTTATAATAAATAATTTAATAAGCCAAATGCTTGGCGTAGTTATAATTATTTCTCCTGCGGGAGAAATATTAAATATAAATAAGTTTATGGAGAAACTAACTGGATACAAAGCAGATAGCTTAATAGGAAAATCTATATATGAATTAATCGATTCTAAAGACATATTAGACAGCATATCAAAAAATAATTATGATACAGGTAATTATATAGAAATAAATTGCAAGACAAAAAATAATGAAATTATTCCTATGAATATATCGCCTTTCCCAATTGTAAATAAAAAGATAAATGAAATATCAGGTATACTTTTAGTAGGTTACGACATTAAAAATATAAAAAAACTTCAACAGGAAGTTGAAGATCATAGAAAAAATGAAGAAGAATTAAAAGAAAGTGAAGAAAAATTTAAAATAATGTTTTATAAACATACCTCCATTATGTGCCTTTTTGATCCTGAAACTTTACGTATATTGGATGTTAATGATGCTGCCATAAAATTTTATGGATATTCTTATGAGCAGCTTAAAAATATGAAAATAACTGAAGTAAGTAAACTAAAAGAGGATAGTTTACGAAATATTATAAACAAAATAATATACAGCAATGATACTACCCCCTATAAAACTAAGCATATACTATCTGACTGTAATCTTAGAGATGTGGAAATACATGCAACTCCTATTACCTTTAAAAATAAAAAAATAATATTTTCAATTATAAATGATATTACTGAAAGAAATAAAAATGATGAACATATATCATTTTTAGCTTACCATGACAGTCTAACGGGGTTACCCAATAGAAAGCTTTTTTACTTAAAACTTGAACAAACCTTATACCAGGCCCAATTAAATAATGCGGTTTTTGCTGTACTTTATATAGATTTTGATGGCTTCAAGGCCATAAATGATACCTATGGGCATCAAATTGGAGATTTTGTTCTTCGCACTTCTAGCCAGAAACTAAAACATTGTATAAGAAAAGAGGATACTTTAGCACGTATAGGTGGAGATGAATTTACAATTTTACTTAATGATATACAAAATTATGAGAACGCTCAATTAGTGGTGAAAAAATTGTTATCTATACTTAATGATCCAATAATCATAAACAATCATAAACTTTTTATAAATGCAAGTATAGGAATAAGCCTTTATCCTCTTAATGGAGATACTATTGATTCTCTAATACAAAATGCAGATCATCACATGTATACTATAAAAAGACAAAAGAAAAAAATTCTCTAG
- a CDS encoding PAS domain-containing sensor histidine kinase: protein MSAYSLTNKNKITKKKQKKKFSTKNIKIIYQCYDLLPDPIIIAKKDKVLYVNPEACKLFGLEKPKTVFGKSIFKLISFTSDSDRDTYMHKIKETCFKQFDCKINCTDGHTVNVYLKLRVCNINSKTYNFITIEDVSKMKILENESNTGKELYKKLLNISPDAICLHDGHNFCFPANTLVKMLKYNDSLDIMGKSIIDILPKEYHNHFNDRMKKILNSDEILPDSKYKFINSKNNLIDVECKSVRLYLNGRYVIISSIRDVTEKNKLIAENLKAEANKELLEKTLEYDKLKTEFFSNISHELRTPLNILLSSLQLLNLYLKDEIVNIKPTKKYLSVMKQNCFRLLRLINNLLDITKIDSGFYNLNLCNRNIIAVVENITLSVADYLKNKKINIIFDTDIEEKIIACDEEKIERIILNLLSNSIKFTDVNGTINVNIYDGKDYIKICIIDDGIGIPKEKLNTIFDRFIQIDKSLTRNSKGTGIGLALVKSLVELHNGKIQVESEYGKGCKFTILLPVKIIASEDQSNLYGTFIDTSSQDTKIEKMNIEFSDIYF, encoded by the coding sequence ATGAGTGCATATAGTCTTACAAACAAAAATAAAATTACTAAGAAAAAACAAAAGAAAAAGTTCTCTACTAAAAATATAAAAATAATTTATCAATGTTATGATTTATTACCTGACCCAATAATAATTGCAAAAAAGGATAAAGTTCTCTATGTTAATCCTGAAGCTTGTAAACTTTTTGGTTTGGAAAAACCTAAAACTGTTTTTGGAAAATCTATTTTTAAACTAATATCTTTTACTAGTGACTCTGATAGAGATACATATATGCATAAAATAAAAGAAACATGTTTTAAGCAATTTGATTGTAAAATCAATTGCACCGACGGTCATACTGTAAATGTATACTTAAAATTAAGAGTATGTAATATTAATTCAAAAACTTACAATTTTATTACAATTGAAGATGTATCAAAAATGAAAATTTTAGAAAATGAATCTAATACTGGCAAAGAACTATATAAAAAACTGTTAAATATTTCTCCTGATGCAATTTGCCTTCATGATGGACATAATTTTTGTTTTCCTGCCAATACTTTAGTGAAAATGTTAAAATATAATGATTCTTTAGATATTATGGGCAAATCTATAATTGATATTTTGCCTAAAGAATATCATAATCACTTTAATGATAGAATGAAAAAAATTTTGAATTCAGATGAAATTCTTCCAGATTCAAAATATAAATTTATAAATAGCAAAAATAATCTAATTGATGTTGAATGTAAATCTGTAAGACTTTACCTTAATGGCAGATATGTAATTATATCTTCTATAAGAGATGTTACAGAAAAAAATAAATTAATAGCCGAAAATTTAAAGGCAGAAGCAAATAAAGAGCTATTGGAAAAAACCCTTGAATATGACAAGCTAAAAACAGAATTTTTTTCCAATATATCTCATGAACTTAGAACACCATTAAATATTTTATTAAGTTCTTTGCAGCTCTTAAATCTCTATTTAAAGGATGAAATCGTTAATATTAAACCTACAAAGAAATATCTTAGTGTTATGAAGCAGAATTGCTTTAGATTACTAAGATTAATAAATAATCTCTTAGATATAACTAAAATAGATTCAGGCTTTTATAATCTAAATTTATGTAATCGTAATATTATAGCTGTAGTGGAAAATATAACACTTTCTGTTGCGGATTATTTAAAAAATAAAAAAATCAATATTATTTTTGATACTGATATTGAAGAAAAAATAATTGCCTGTGATGAGGAAAAAATAGAGAGAATAATATTAAACCTTCTTTCAAACTCCATAAAATTTACAGATGTCAATGGTACTATAAATGTAAACATATACGATGGGAAAGATTACATAAAAATATGTATAATTGATGATGGTATAGGTATACCTAAAGAAAAATTAAATACTATTTTTGATAGATTCATACAGATAGATAAATCACTTACAAGAAATAGCAAAGGTACCGGTATTGGTTTAGCCCTGGTTAAATCTTTAGTGGAGCTACATAATGGAAAGATTCAAGTTGAAAGTGAATACGGAAAAGGATGTAAGTTTACTATTTTATTACCTGTTAAAATAATAGCTAGTGAAGACCAATCTAACTTATATGGTACTTTTATAGATACAAGCTCACAGGATACCAAAATAGAAAAAATGAACATAGAATTTTCAGATATTTATTTTTAA
- the yidA gene encoding sugar-phosphatase, protein MYKLIAIDMDGTLLKNDKTISKENFDAVQNARKNNVKVVLATGRPVKGIERYLKELNLVGEDEYAVTFNGALVQTTNSKHIIGKALLTLEDFHYLYNLSKELKVNIHAHTEEECITPKSSKYSILEAELNSISLKETDFNNLDKNTIIVKVMFIDEEEILDRVIKSLPKELYEKYTIVRSAPYFLEFLNKESNKGTGVKLLSEKLGIKQDEIICVGDADNDKHMIEYAGLGVAMGNADDKIKELANFVTKSNEDNGIAYIIDKFIFNK, encoded by the coding sequence ATGTACAAACTAATAGCTATTGATATGGATGGAACATTACTAAAAAATGATAAAACAATTTCAAAAGAAAATTTTGATGCTGTACAAAATGCTCGTAAGAATAATGTAAAAGTTGTCTTAGCCACAGGAAGGCCAGTTAAGGGCATTGAAAGATATTTAAAAGAATTAAATTTAGTAGGAGAAGATGAATATGCAGTTACCTTTAATGGAGCATTAGTCCAAACTACTAATAGTAAACATATCATTGGAAAAGCACTTTTAACTTTAGAGGATTTTCATTATCTATATAACCTAAGTAAAGAATTAAAAGTAAATATTCATGCCCACACAGAGGAGGAATGCATTACTCCAAAATCCAGCAAATATAGTATATTAGAAGCAGAACTAAACTCAATTTCCCTAAAAGAGACAGATTTTAATAATCTAGATAAAAATACAATTATAGTTAAAGTGATGTTTATTGATGAGGAAGAAATCCTAGACAGAGTAATAAAATCTCTTCCAAAAGAACTATATGAAAAATATACTATAGTGAGAAGTGCTCCTTATTTCTTAGAATTTTTAAACAAAGAATCTAACAAAGGTACTGGTGTAAAATTACTTAGTGAAAAGCTTGGAATAAAACAAGATGAAATTATCTGTGTAGGTGATGCTGATAACGATAAACACATGATAGAATATGCAGGTCTTGGCGTTGCTATGGGCAATGCTGATGATAAGATAAAAGAGCTTGCCAATTTCGTCACCAAATCCAATGAAGATAACGGTATAGCCTATATAATTGATAAATTTATATTTAATAAATAG